accGAAATCTCACTTCAATTATGgtctaaaaattgtaattttacatgGTTGAATTTGTCTACATTTCCTGAAAATCAAATCATTATCGTTTTTGAGATAGGTCAagtaatttgtaaaaaaaaaaaaaaaaaatgttaaaggaatgaaaaaaaatctgtaattcTTGAAGAGAGGACTATCACataagaaaagaaatcaaattcaCCATGGGGTCACAGACTGGGTGATTTGACATGGAATGATTCATATATTTAAGAGTAATGTGAGCACTGCTGCGTTGGTTGGGAGTCGAATTTTTACTCGAATCTCGGTAATCGTGATTTGCATTGCAGTTCCGATGGAGCCGATGCCAATTCACAACATCATACCTCCGAATGGAAACATCACGAACAGCACAACCGAGCTGCCAGACAAGAAAGAGGTTTGTCTGCTTTTCATATTACTGTGAAATTTCCGAGATAATTAACAATGcgtgaatttttctatttccgcGATCAAAAATCAAACCTACTATCGAAATTCGAGACGATTCTATCCGTTTGTTTACTGAATAAACAAGAAATCGGGATGAgattgctcggtcggtaagagtAGGACTGGTACGTGGCATTAAGGGAGTGTATGATGCATTCCGCGCTGTGTCTCATGCgtataaatctgaatatttCTGTTTCTAATAATTACTGTTCGTATTCTTTgactttgaaaataatgagATGCGAGAACAAACTGCCAAATTGTCAAACGAAAATATAAGTGTCTTCTTGATTTTGGTGtagaacgaaatgaaaaaattgtgataatTTAGCATGCGAATTTTTATATATGACTTTACATTTACCATGGATTCGTTGAAGGTGCCCACTACTGCTCAAGTGGGACCGAGCCACCAACGAAAGCTACCTGAAATTATCGGTGGTACTGCCACTCTTCTCATCCTGATCGGGCTGATTATTCTTGCTAGGTATTGCCAGCGGCGGCGGGCATACACGTCTAAATGCAGCCGAACTTCTTTGAACGTAAGTATCAAACGTAGAAATCTAAATGGGTATACacaggagtaaaaaaaaatctctcttGATGAACAAAACATCGCGGTGATCATACATGGGAAAAGGAAATTACTGTGGCTGcttttttgttgaattaattgacGTTTCGTCGGAGCAATAAACATTTCTTTCGTCGTACTTTATCGACatgttgaaaaaagagaaatgttttgaatttaataagCATGGTGACAAAGTATAGCCAAAGACATGTTTTGTTAAGAAtcgaaaatcgatattttttttttgttatttttattacgagatagCCGTGCATTTggtaattgtaaaattattgtattcgtggtaaataatttgacaaataccGAATGTAAGACTATcggaaattaataatattgacAAAAAGTATCGGTTTTCGACTAACCAACCTcctaattatttgaaataattttgaatcatGACTTGACATTACAATTTGAAGTTACTTCGAGcacgtttttttcaaatcgattcaaataacttgaaaaaagtCTGGGGATTTTCTTTAAGTGTGATATTTCGaggcaaattaattatttttagcaAACCATAGTTTcgaacatgaaaaataaaaattcacaaaacaacaaaatacCGGAAAATGGataattctacaaaaaaaaaaaaaatcatgaattttGCAACTCTCAAGACACagatatcgatgaaaaaaaatatgaagattACCGCGTGATGAAAAAAGCTATTTATTCGAGTGCGTgaggtaaaatttttggaaaaacaatgaattatcgatttttacgatatttcattatttaccttTGATCCAACCAGATTATTTCGGATGTTTCTCATACGGAATTTACGGTGAACATGCCATCGGGTAATTTTGACCCCGGTGCGGGGCGTAAGGGTTAAATAACAAGAACATTTCTTTCGGCACATTTGATCGCCATGTTTGGTAAagtcaacaaattttttcgccGCACACGTTGGGAGAGGTTCGATTTTTTCACAGGATCAAAGACAGCTGCACGTCACAGTTTCTTTCAGTGTTCAAATCTCTCGTCTAATCAGTGACTAGCTAGTGTTTAAAAACCCTCCGGAAGATCGTTAGCTCAGCTTTCTGTGTACGCGATCATCAACGAAGTAGCGGAACCGGAGGCGTTGGAATTGATTGCCTGGCCGAAGCATAACCCAGTTACAATTTCTAACGATGACAGGCTTTATATATTTACGCTCGTTATActtcatataaatatatacatatatatgatattGCGTCACATCTTTACCTTCATCGTTCATGGATGTACGACAAATTACATTGCAGCTcggataaaaatcaaatactTTAGAATTATACTTGCGTGATTCATTCGTGCTTGATTTATTTCGAGGTATCGAGAACATTAGCAGCatcacattttttctttcttcaactATTTGCAGCGTCGTTTTCAACTATTGCGTTACTAGTTAATTTCCTTCGTACTTTTTTATTCTGATATTAATAATCTATCTAGATCAAATCGTGTCATTTGATTATTCATAAAGAATCTTTTGAAGAGTAATCTCAGTATTGGAATAATTAGACACGCAGAAATCGAATTAATGTCAAGCTGTTCATAAATCATTTCTGTATAATTTCATCGACAtggaaatatacatatttatatgattatttctgcaaaatttttggaataacACGGGAAAtactgtgaaaaatattttcatagatTTCACAAAATTAAACAAGAAAAAGATTAATGAATTTCGTTGATTATTCAGATTCTAGCCTaaaatgttttgaatttttttcaactcaaaaTATCCGGGGAACGGTTTTTATTTGAACAAGTTTGCTTCGTTTGTTCAAGAAAACATCGAAAAACTTTGAATTAAGactgaaaaaaggaaaaaattatgtgcgtgtgtgtgtgtgtgtgtttttttttttaattttaccgtCAATTTTTGCGAAATGTTTGACAATGTTCTGAAAAGTCTCTATTATCTAAACACGCAAAGTGTagtatttcaataatttttttgaaatagtTTCCGCAAATATCATTAGAgtatacatgatttttttcagagaTTTTCAAAGTCTCTTAGTTCAGTAATTTCCGAGAAAATAATCTAGAAATCATAAGACCAACgtatgattaattaattttgcgCTTTTTATGAACGATAACTATTAATCAAATCCAATGAcgtgaatttataaaactATTGCGATTTATGTGTATACTAAAACAGGATCTTATTGCCTGAGACAAGATGGTCAAGGAGTGTTTGCGCACAAATTACGAATATATCCGTAACGGTGGGAttgagtgaaaataattacactcGTAGAAAATGTGGTCAAGTAATTACAAAgtgaaaatagaatttttttttcgactcatCTTGTTTAAATCACTGTTACAGCCGTCTCCGATGAATCTGAAGAAGGGATTCCTTCTCCCCAACAAATATATACCAAACACACAATACTCAACTTACGGATCCCCGGAGGTTCCTATACTTCGTCGTGACTGCGTTTTGTTCCTGCAAGATATAGGAGAGGGTTGTTTCGGCAAGGTTTACAAAGGTGAGCGTTGATTTAGCCTTTCGATAAATTTCTTCACTTTCAATTGTACTTTCATTTGTATAGAATGGGCATATTGattacttttcaaatttgtaacTTACACGAGTAGGTATatcaaatacttttaaaaattgtactcgaACTGATATTAATTACAACTCAAGGACACGAAATATATACTTTGTGGTTTACACAGttctaaataaaaatataatgctTATTTCACTTTGGTTTATAACTACAAAATTCCAATTCGTACAAATGAAATTTGCAATTCATTACAAATTGTAATTAAACAGTTCGCGGTACTTGTTTTGCAGATAGCGgaaattttgcttttttccgtaaaataaattttcaaaaatctacTTATAGATCACGTCTAATCTTGTTCTAACAGGTCAACTTCGTCGTGGCGATGCGACTGAAACGGTGGCAGTCAAAGTCCTGAAAGATTCAGCTTCCTGCGAGGCTGAAGAGGACTTTATGCGAGAGGTGGACATAATGTCGTCCTTCCGGCACCGGAATATCCTTTTCCTGATTGGCGTTGTTCTCCGTGATGCGACCAACAGTCCTTGGATGGTTTTCGAATACATGCCTCACGGCGATCTTGCCGAAGTCCTAAGAGCAAACTCGCGACAACTCAGATGCTCCACACCTGGATTACCGCCTTTGACCAGGGTGAGAATCGAGTAACAGTTGAATTGTTGCAGATTTTAAAATAAAGGTCCAGAAATTCCgattgttcctttttttttttttttttgtattcgtgATTCACTGCGCATCTTCACTTGatccaatgaaatttttcattataactTTCATCAAGCAGCGGAAAATTCCTTCGAGACAAATATAAAgacattttattttgttgtttGATCGGAGGAATACGgtatgagaaatatttttcctagTCTATACCGATTGTTCCTAGAGATGTTTCACCGAATCAAAAATGGATATCGTGATTACGTATTTCGTGGTCGTGAGAGATTActtgagaaataaatattgctTTGATCGAGtgatttctcatgatttttaacatttcacattatttcttaaaattaCAAAGAGATTCATGTGATTCTAAATTATTTCTCATGATCACCTCGACGATTACTgatgcagaattttattttaatataagTGATTTCGATGTGATTTCGAAGATTACGAAATCATTCCGAATGACATTGAtatcattttattcttcaacgAATTTGTCCACAAATCGATCAAGTTAGATAGTTTTGATTATGATATTAACAATTTATTTCCTTCTTAATCATAACTTTATGATCTGTAGATTCTAACGATCGTCTGTATCGCATTTCATTTCACCAAGTGACGAGCTAAAAACGAAATCTGCCTTGAAAGATTTGGAGGAAATTCATTTACGAGTAAAGCgagatcgtttttttttttattaaaatcgaACGGTCTACAGGGATTTTCCGTTAAAAATAGTAGAATAATACATTTTCTCTGATATTGTTAATAGCAAAAGCTTCTACAGAAGAAATtcagtatttaaaaattttattccgtaTCACAGGAATTCTTATTTAAGTCAGATTTATCTACGTATTAGCTTCTGTTTCGCCTATAAAATCTTCGTCATGTTATGTTTGTGATTTGAGACATTTCagatcaaataaaaaaattcaatttactcTCCTGAGAAAATCGCAATTTATAATTTGTGTGATTTTGTTTATGAAAACAGGATTCCTTGCTCTGGATATCAACACAAATAGCGGCTGGAATGACGTATTTGTCGTCGCAAAGATTTGTTCACCGAGATCTGGCCTGCCGTAATTGCCTGGTCGGTTCCGACTTGATCGTGAAGATTGCTGACTTTGGAATGTCACGCGACGTCTACACCTGCGACTATTACAAGGTACTTAATATGTCACTGAAAAAACGAAGACGTTTTCCCTCAAACATgaatgacaaattttcatattcttttctctctctctctctttcattGTATATATTAAAACAGATCAACGTAACAGCAACAATGTTTCACGTATTCAATTTAGTAATAAACAATCGTTGAAAATACCAAGAAAGTCGTGAGAACTGAAACGCGTATTAAATGCCCGCCATTTGTATTCCAACATCAGCAAAGTATGAAAATTCGTGTTTTCTAGATCGTAGTAATATAATAATGGCACGTAAGACAAGAGTATACTGTAGACACTTGATATAACAATGTTATGGATTTTTTAAGT
The sequence above is drawn from the Neodiprion pinetum isolate iyNeoPine1 chromosome 2, iyNeoPine1.2, whole genome shotgun sequence genome and encodes:
- the LOC124211230 gene encoding tyrosine-protein kinase transmembrane receptor Ror, with the translated sequence MAPNRPAKLRRALKQADFKPGPIVTAGLPLEQSEDSTIRWQQAAIALNRTIINCHGNPQICGPEAACKNFGNDTAICICPHDSSIPTAALTCPRITVPMEPMPIHNIIPPNGNITNSTTELPDKKEVPTTAQVGPSHQRKLPEIIGGTATLLILIGLIILARYCQRRRAYTSKCSRTSLNPSPMNLKKGFLLPNKYIPNTQYSTYGSPEVPILRRDCVLFLQDIGEGCFGKVYKGQLRRGDATETVAVKVLKDSASCEAEEDFMREVDIMSSFRHRNILFLIGVVLRDATNSPWMVFEYMPHGDLAEVLRANSRQLRCSTPGLPPLTRDSLLWISTQIAAGMTYLSSQRFVHRDLACRNCLVGSDLIVKIADFGMSRDVYTCDYYKIGGSRLLPVRWMAPESVIFGRFTLESDVWSFGVVIWEVYSFGKQPYYGHNNDEVMKLILQGIMLLPPEDCPPFICDVMRGCWKTEPKDRLKFTDILEKLELAREKSSDKGSLPRPPQGPVAIRSPDALDTDGYLLPAPVNRCEYLQPLPPLPN